The Candidatus Gracilibacteria bacterium genomic interval CAGGCAACAACCACTTTATCGCCCATAACACAATAAGACAAACCGCGTGGTGTAACCGGTTTAGCAAACACATTGTAATCTTGCGCGAATGCAAGAACCAAAGTGGCTACTATTGTCAAGAAAAAAAACGACTTTTTCATTTGACTTTCTCCTTTTTTTTATATGATTGATTTATTTATTTATTAATGCCTCTGCAGTGACATTAAAACTCTTTATAGCCAATATAGAAATGATAAAAAACACTAAATTTCTTAAAATCATAAATATTCCAAACTCACTTTTTACCAGATTTCCGAAGCATCCGCAATCATTATTTAGCCCAATTATAGAACCATAAACGCTAAAAACAAAGAAATGAAAAAAGAGTATAGAGACGGCAATTAGGATTTTCTTTGTTTGTACATTAAATACAAGCATCAGTCCAAAACCTATTTCAATTATCGGTAAAATTGTTGCTGCCAGGATCAGCAGACTTT includes:
- a CDS encoding methylamine utilization protein, yielding MVTNIKIARTIPKSFELIGKILYYFIAVVLLFSGISKIIDPTPMMETMKAVFKVNESLLILAATILPIIEIGFGLMLVFNVQTKKILIAVSILFFHFFVFSVYGSIIGLNNDCGCFGNLVKSEFGIFMILRNLVFFIISILAIKSFNVTAEALINK